A single genomic interval of Shewanella halotolerans harbors:
- a CDS encoding TonB-dependent receptor, with the protein MSFKLGSFNYSPVGFAVLVALAATPAVADDAENSLVEANIERITVTGRTFNDYKVGVASGAMRGDIDLMDTPQSVAVIPDFVTDEQLATNLSEVLVNDSSVTSGSEKWNRQVFNIRGFELSSGSGYLINGQQQWSHYVQPIETLQQVEVLKGPSSMLYGQSGPGGLINMVTKKPIYDTLFELGFDTDEHGSTRFQLDAGGSLNEAQTIRYRTVLVKQDTQYWREYQDGSNQERDRWLGYLNLEFDITDDLMLSLKYDHTQDKTGIDRGGWLNSRGELIGGRDIIWDQPWAFTDNTISNLGAELTYHLSDDWQIKAGYNDQQFNRQRLDSSPSLVKGSEDPFTDGYTISPFDRYDDWQHKTGFIDFTGDFSTGDFEHKLLIGANMLDYYYGQLKEAGDKNQLVMPGQPVPRPDLDYHRDTTKSESDYKHYGFYIQDLMTINQQWQLLAGVRYDEQKKDGKGNNSYAVSPKFGVIYSPAENGSIYFNYSKSFTPQGMVNDPDDVNDQMNLDPEYGEQYEVGTKWELFDGSLLLTGAVFDITVSNVTVTQDLEVIPTSGDKTITTQSGEQRHKGFEMGAQGQLSDKWFMTGSMMYLDAEYQRPEEDRLNGKTPVDAPEWSANIWTRYEMTEALALNFGAIYVGERFANTDNTITKDAYVRFDIGAAYTMDVMGSDVSVRLNVKNLFDTDYLAGGTNTDVTVGEGRHFGLALQAKF; encoded by the coding sequence ATGTCATTTAAGCTAGGTTCGTTTAACTATTCTCCTGTCGGTTTTGCCGTGTTGGTCGCCCTGGCGGCGACGCCTGCAGTGGCCGATGATGCCGAAAACAGCCTGGTTGAGGCTAATATCGAACGTATTACCGTGACGGGGCGAACCTTCAACGACTATAAGGTGGGCGTCGCCTCTGGCGCCATGCGTGGTGATATCGATCTTATGGATACGCCGCAATCTGTGGCTGTGATCCCCGACTTTGTGACCGACGAGCAGTTGGCGACCAACCTGTCGGAGGTTCTGGTAAACGACTCGAGTGTCACCAGCGGCAGTGAGAAGTGGAATCGTCAGGTATTTAACATCCGCGGTTTCGAGCTGTCATCGGGCTCGGGTTATCTGATCAATGGTCAGCAGCAGTGGTCTCATTATGTGCAGCCTATCGAGACCCTGCAACAGGTCGAGGTGTTAAAGGGCCCCTCTAGCATGCTCTATGGCCAGTCTGGCCCTGGTGGCCTGATCAACATGGTCACCAAGAAGCCTATCTATGACACTCTGTTTGAGCTGGGCTTCGATACCGACGAGCATGGTTCTACCCGTTTTCAGCTGGATGCCGGTGGCAGCCTTAATGAGGCGCAGACCATACGTTACCGCACAGTGCTGGTTAAGCAAGACACTCAATATTGGCGTGAATATCAGGACGGCAGCAATCAGGAGCGGGATCGCTGGTTGGGCTATCTGAATCTGGAGTTCGATATCACAGACGATCTTATGCTGTCGCTCAAGTATGACCACACTCAGGATAAGACGGGCATAGACCGTGGTGGCTGGCTCAACAGTCGAGGCGAGCTGATCGGTGGCCGCGATATCATCTGGGATCAGCCCTGGGCCTTTACCGATAACACCATCTCAAACCTGGGCGCCGAGCTAACCTATCATCTTAGCGACGATTGGCAGATCAAGGCGGGTTATAACGATCAGCAGTTTAATCGTCAGCGTTTAGATTCCTCACCTAGCCTGGTAAAGGGCTCGGAAGATCCCTTCACCGATGGTTACACCATTAGCCCATTCGATCGTTATGACGACTGGCAACACAAGACTGGCTTCATCGACTTTACCGGCGACTTTAGCACCGGCGACTTCGAGCACAAGCTGTTGATCGGCGCCAATATGCTGGACTACTACTATGGCCAGCTAAAGGAGGCGGGAGATAAGAACCAGCTGGTGATGCCGGGACAGCCTGTGCCTCGTCCAGATTTGGATTATCATCGCGACACCACCAAGTCTGAGTCCGACTATAAGCATTATGGCTTCTATATTCAGGATCTGATGACCATCAACCAGCAATGGCAGTTGTTGGCCGGTGTACGTTACGATGAGCAGAAGAAGGATGGTAAGGGCAATAACAGCTATGCGGTATCGCCTAAGTTTGGGGTGATCTACTCGCCGGCTGAGAACGGCAGCATCTATTTCAACTACTCTAAGAGCTTCACCCCCCAGGGTATGGTGAATGATCCGGATGATGTGAACGATCAGATGAATCTGGATCCTGAGTATGGCGAGCAGTATGAGGTCGGTACCAAGTGGGAGCTGTTCGATGGCAGTCTGCTGCTAACCGGCGCTGTTTTCGATATTACGGTATCCAATGTTACCGTGACCCAAGATCTCGAGGTGATCCCGACCAGTGGCGATAAGACGATCACCACTCAATCTGGTGAACAGCGTCATAAAGGCTTCGAGATGGGGGCTCAAGGGCAGCTGAGCGACAAGTGGTTCATGACAGGCTCTATGATGTATCTAGATGCCGAGTATCAACGGCCGGAAGAAGACAGACTCAACGGCAAGACGCCTGTGGATGCCCCCGAGTGGTCGGCCAACATCTGGACCCGCTATGAGATGACAGAGGCCTTAGCGCTTAACTTTGGTGCCATCTATGTGGGCGAGCGTTTCGCCAATACGGATAACACCATCACCAAGGATGCCTATGTGCGCTTCGATATCGGCGCCGCCTATACCATGGATGTGATGGGTAGCGAT
- the glmU gene encoding bifunctional UDP-N-acetylglucosamine diphosphorylase/glucosamine-1-phosphate N-acetyltransferase GlmU has protein sequence MALNVVILAAGKGTRMRSDLPKVLHPIAHKSMVQHVIDTAHQLGSETIQLVYGYGADKLKARLGEQTLNWVLQAEQLGTGHAVAQANDNIGDDDTVLILYGDVPLIQASTLEALLAARDANGLAILTVNLPDPTGYGRIVREAGKVVGIVEQKDANEEQLKINEINTGIMAAPGKQLKAWLGQLSSDNAQGEYYLTDIVAMAHRDGVSITTAQPASAIEVEGANNRVQLAQLERAYQARAAEKLMLEGANLRDPARIDVRGEVSVGMDVMIDVNVVFQGKVTIGNNVTIGAGAILIDCEIGDNAEIKPYSIIENAIVGEAASAGPFARLRPGAELKRDAHIGNFVEMKKAVLGEGSKAGHLAYIGDAQVGAGVNIGAGTITCNYDGANKHLTVIEDDVFVGSDTQLVAPVTIGKGATLGAGSTITRDVAADELVITRVKQRHLTGWTRPVKQKK, from the coding sequence ATGGCACTGAACGTCGTTATTTTGGCCGCAGGCAAAGGGACTCGCATGCGCTCAGACCTTCCCAAGGTTCTCCATCCCATCGCCCATAAGAGCATGGTGCAGCATGTGATAGATACCGCGCATCAACTGGGGAGCGAGACGATTCAGCTGGTCTATGGTTATGGCGCCGATAAGCTTAAGGCCCGTCTGGGTGAGCAGACGCTGAACTGGGTATTGCAGGCCGAGCAGTTGGGTACGGGTCACGCCGTGGCTCAGGCCAATGACAATATTGGCGACGATGATACTGTCCTGATCCTCTACGGCGATGTGCCTCTGATCCAGGCCTCGACACTGGAAGCCCTATTGGCGGCACGTGATGCTAACGGCCTGGCCATTCTTACTGTGAACCTGCCTGATCCAACCGGCTATGGTCGCATCGTTCGTGAGGCCGGTAAGGTTGTGGGGATCGTCGAGCAGAAGGATGCCAACGAGGAACAACTTAAGATCAATGAGATCAACACAGGCATCATGGCCGCGCCCGGCAAGCAGCTTAAGGCCTGGTTGGGTCAGCTGTCGTCGGACAATGCCCAGGGCGAATATTATCTTACCGATATCGTCGCTATGGCCCATCGTGATGGCGTGAGCATCACTACGGCGCAGCCAGCATCTGCCATCGAGGTGGAGGGCGCAAACAATCGTGTGCAGCTGGCTCAATTGGAGCGCGCCTATCAGGCTCGCGCCGCCGAGAAACTAATGCTCGAGGGGGCTAACTTACGTGACCCTGCCCGTATCGACGTGCGCGGTGAAGTCTCAGTAGGCATGGACGTGATGATCGATGTCAATGTGGTATTCCAGGGGAAGGTGACCATAGGTAATAACGTGACTATCGGCGCCGGCGCTATCCTCATCGACTGTGAGATTGGCGATAACGCCGAGATTAAACCTTATTCTATTATCGAAAATGCGATTGTGGGTGAAGCAGCCAGTGCTGGTCCCTTTGCCCGTCTTCGCCCAGGCGCCGAGCTCAAGCGCGATGCCCATATCGGCAACTTCGTCGAGATGAAGAAGGCAGTACTGGGTGAAGGCTCTAAGGCGGGTCACCTGGCCTATATTGGCGATGCTCAGGTGGGCGCTGGGGTGAATATCGGTGCAGGTACCATTACCTGTAACTATGACGGTGCCAACAAGCACCTGACGGTGATCGAAGACGACGTGTTTGTGGGCAGCGATACTCAGCTAGTCGCGCCTGTGACCATAGGTAAGGGGGCCACATTAGGTGCGGGCTCAACCATTACCCGTGATGTGGCGGCCGATGAGCTAGTGATCACCCGAGTGAAACAGCGTCATCTGACTGGCTGGACCCGTCCGGTGAAGCAGAAGAAATAA
- a CDS encoding DsrE/DsrF/TusD sulfur relay family protein — protein sequence MQKVLIVVNDAPYGSEKLFNALRLAIQLNEQTSTPKVKLFLLSDAVTGVLPRQTPGEGYNLQQMLEIILAQGAEVKYCTSCVQARGLNELSVIEGCVKATMDDLALWLLQSDKVINF from the coding sequence ATGCAAAAAGTCTTAATCGTCGTTAACGATGCGCCTTATGGATCTGAGAAACTCTTTAACGCCCTACGTCTGGCGATACAGCTCAACGAACAGACTTCCACACCTAAGGTTAAGCTGTTTCTCTTGTCCGATGCCGTGACGGGCGTGTTACCTAGGCAAACACCGGGTGAGGGCTATAACCTACAACAGATGCTGGAGATTATTCTGGCCCAGGGTGCCGAGGTGAAGTATTGCACCTCCTGCGTGCAGGCTCGCGGGCTTAATGAGCTGAGTGTTATCGAGGGATGTGTGAAGGCCACCATGGACGATCTCGCCCTCTGGTTGCTGCAGTCGGACAAGGTGATCAATTTCTAA
- a CDS encoding F0F1 ATP synthase subunit epsilon, protein MAAMTVQLDIVSAESSIFSGLVAHLQVSGAEGDLGVMPGHAPLLTHIKPGMARIVKQDGKEEVFYLSGGILEVQPFSVSVLADVVLRAEEIDEQAAVEAKRRAEAHMANAGADFNYAAAAIELAQAIAQLRVVETIKKNIAR, encoded by the coding sequence ATGGCAGCCATGACAGTACAACTTGATATTGTAAGCGCAGAAAGCAGCATCTTTTCGGGTCTGGTAGCACACCTACAAGTCTCAGGTGCTGAGGGTGATTTAGGCGTTATGCCGGGTCACGCCCCTCTGCTTACGCATATCAAACCTGGCATGGCGCGCATCGTCAAACAAGATGGTAAAGAGGAAGTCTTCTATCTTTCGGGTGGTATCCTGGAAGTACAACCTTTCTCAGTATCAGTATTGGCTGACGTAGTATTGCGTGCCGAAGAGATTGATGAGCAGGCAGCCGTAGAAGCCAAGCGTCGCGCAGAAGCCCACATGGCTAATGCTGGCGCAGACTTTAACTATGCCGCTGCAGCGATTGAATTAGCTCAGGCTATCGCTCAATTGCGCGTTGTAGAGACCATCAAGAAGAACATTGCCAGATAA
- the atpD gene encoding F0F1 ATP synthase subunit beta produces the protein MSTGTVVQVIGAVVDVEFPHDAVPQVYDALEIKSEGLVLEVQQQLGGGVVRTIAMGSSDGLRRGIEVVNTGSPITVPVGSATLGRIMNVLGQPVDEAGPIGEDERYVIHREAPSYEDQSNTTELLETGIKVIDLVCPFAKGGKVGLFGGAGVGKTVNMMELINNIAKAHSGLSVFAGVGERTREGNDFYYEMEESGVLDKVAMVYGQMNEPPGNRLRVALTGLTMAEKFRDEGKDVLLFVDNIYRYTLAGTEVSALLGRMPSAVGYQPTLAEEMGVLQERITSTKTGSITSVQAVYVPADDLTDPSPATTFAHLDATVVLSRNIASLGIYPAVDPLDSTSRQLDPQVVGQEHYDVASGVQNVLQRYKELKDIIAILGMDELSDEDKTTVARARKIEKYLSQPFFVAEVFTGSPGKYVALKDTIRGFKGLLEGEFDHIPEQAFYMAGSIDEVIERANKK, from the coding sequence ATGAGCACAGGTACTGTTGTCCAAGTAATTGGCGCGGTTGTGGACGTTGAGTTTCCACATGATGCCGTACCTCAGGTCTATGACGCTCTAGAGATCAAAAGTGAAGGCTTGGTGCTGGAAGTTCAGCAGCAGCTTGGTGGTGGTGTAGTTCGTACCATCGCTATGGGTTCTTCAGATGGTCTGCGTCGTGGTATCGAGGTAGTAAACACAGGTTCACCTATTACTGTTCCGGTTGGGAGTGCAACTCTTGGCCGTATCATGAACGTACTAGGTCAGCCAGTTGATGAAGCGGGTCCTATCGGTGAAGATGAGCGTTATGTGATTCACCGTGAAGCGCCTTCATATGAAGATCAATCAAACACTACTGAGCTTTTAGAAACTGGTATCAAGGTAATCGACCTTGTATGTCCGTTTGCTAAGGGTGGTAAAGTAGGTCTGTTTGGTGGTGCGGGTGTTGGTAAGACAGTTAACATGATGGAACTGATTAACAACATCGCTAAAGCACACTCTGGTTTGTCAGTATTCGCCGGTGTAGGTGAGCGTACTCGTGAGGGTAACGACTTCTACTACGAGATGGAAGAATCTGGCGTACTCGACAAAGTGGCCATGGTTTATGGTCAGATGAACGAGCCTCCAGGAAACCGTCTGCGTGTGGCACTGACCGGTCTGACTATGGCTGAGAAGTTCCGTGACGAAGGTAAAGACGTACTATTGTTCGTCGATAACATCTATCGTTACACCCTAGCGGGTACCGAAGTATCTGCACTGCTAGGCCGTATGCCTTCAGCGGTAGGTTACCAGCCAACACTGGCTGAAGAGATGGGTGTTCTTCAGGAGCGTATTACCTCGACTAAGACAGGGTCTATTACCTCTGTTCAAGCGGTATACGTACCTGCGGATGACTTGACGGATCCGTCACCAGCAACAACCTTCGCTCACTTGGATGCGACCGTTGTACTGTCACGTAACATTGCTTCTCTGGGTATCTACCCAGCGGTTGACCCACTGGATTCGACTTCACGTCAGCTAGATCCACAGGTTGTTGGCCAAGAGCACTATGACGTAGCAAGTGGTGTACAGAACGTACTACAGCGCTATAAAGAGCTGAAAGACATCATCGCGATTCTGGGTATGGACGAACTATCTGATGAAGATAAGACTACCGTTGCCCGTGCGCGTAAGATTGAAAAATATCTGTCTCAGCCATTCTTCGTAGCAGAAGTATTCACCGGTTCTCCAGGTAAGTACGTTGCCCTTAAAGACACTATCCGTGGCTTTAAAGGCCTATTGGAAGGTGAGTTCGACCACATTCCAGAGCAAGCGTTCTACATGGCAGGTTCAATCGACGAAGTTATCGAGCGAGCTAACAAAAAATAA
- the atpG gene encoding F0F1 ATP synthase subunit gamma, which translates to MAGAKEIKTKIASVQNTQKITSAMEMVAASKMRKAQDRMAASRPYAENMRKVIGHVAQGSLEYKHPYLEVREAKRVGYIVVSTDRGLCGGLNVNLFKKVVADVKKQREAGVEVEFCPIGARSVQFFNSFGGKVSAHASGLGDAPKLADLIGTVRVMLKAYNEGTLDRLYVVFNKFVNTMSQTPVIEQLLPLPKSEDDEIAHHWDYLYEPDPKELLDTLLVRYVESQVYQGVVENIASEQAARMVAMKAATDNAGELIDDLQLVYNKARQAAITQELSEIVSGAAAV; encoded by the coding sequence ATGGCCGGCGCTAAAGAGATTAAAACCAAGATCGCGAGTGTTCAGAACACTCAGAAGATCACATCCGCAATGGAGATGGTTGCAGCCAGCAAAATGCGCAAGGCGCAGGATCGCATGGCAGCGAGCCGTCCATACGCGGAAAATATGCGTAAGGTGATCGGTCACGTGGCGCAGGGTTCTCTCGAATATAAGCATCCATATTTGGAAGTGAGAGAAGCTAAGCGAGTTGGTTACATTGTTGTGTCAACCGACCGTGGTCTTTGTGGTGGTCTTAACGTCAACCTATTTAAGAAGGTTGTCGCGGACGTGAAGAAGCAGCGTGAAGCCGGAGTGGAAGTTGAATTCTGCCCAATCGGTGCACGCAGCGTACAATTCTTCAACAGCTTTGGCGGAAAAGTGTCTGCTCACGCGTCAGGATTAGGCGATGCTCCTAAGCTCGCTGACCTGATCGGAACAGTACGCGTAATGCTAAAAGCATACAACGAAGGCACGCTAGACCGTCTGTACGTAGTATTCAACAAGTTTGTGAATACCATGAGCCAGACGCCTGTGATCGAACAGCTGCTACCTTTGCCTAAGTCAGAAGATGATGAGATTGCTCATCACTGGGATTACCTATACGAGCCAGATCCAAAAGAACTTTTGGACACCTTATTGGTTCGTTATGTGGAGTCTCAAGTGTATCAAGGTGTTGTTGAAAACATCGCATCAGAGCAGGCAGCCCGTATGGTTGCTATGAAGGCTGCGACAGACAACGCTGGTGAACTTATCGATGACTTGCAGTTGGTCTACAACAAGGCCCGTCAGGCTGCGATTACGCAGGAACTGTCGGAAATTGTTTCTGGTGCCGCTGCGGTTTAG
- the atpA gene encoding F0F1 ATP synthase subunit alpha — translation MQLNSTEISDLIKQRIEQFEVVSEARNEGTIVAVSDGIIRVHGLADVMQGEMIELPGNRYAIALNLERDSVGAVVMGPYADLAEGQKVKTTGRILEVPVGRGLLGRVVNTLGQPIDGKGPIDNDGFSPVEVIAPGVIERKSVDQPVQTGYKAVDSMIPIGRGQRELVIGDRQTGKTALAIDAIINQKDSGIKCVYVAVGQKASTIANVVRKLEEHGALANTVVVVATASEAAALQYLAPYSGCSMGEYFRDRGEDALIVYDDLSKQAVAYRQISLLLKRPPGREAYPGDVFYLHSRLLERASRVNAEYVEKFTNGEVKGQTGSLTALPIIETQAGDVSAFVPTNVISITDGQIFLETDLFNSGLRPAVNPGISVSRVGGAAQTKIIKKLSGGIRTALAQYRELAAFSQFASDLDDATRAQLEHGERVTELMKQKQYAPMSVADQSVSIFAAEKGYLKGVELNKIGDFEASLLSYMNSEHADLMKTINETGDYNADIEGGLKAGLDKFVETQTW, via the coding sequence ATGCAACTGAATTCCACTGAAATCAGCGATCTGATTAAACAGCGGATCGAGCAGTTCGAAGTCGTTAGTGAAGCTCGCAACGAAGGTACTATCGTTGCAGTGAGCGACGGCATTATTCGCGTTCACGGCCTTGCCGATGTAATGCAAGGTGAGATGATCGAACTGCCTGGTAACCGTTATGCGATCGCGTTGAACTTAGAACGTGATTCTGTCGGTGCCGTAGTTATGGGTCCTTATGCCGATCTGGCAGAAGGCCAAAAAGTTAAGACAACTGGTCGTATCTTGGAAGTGCCTGTTGGCCGTGGTCTACTTGGCCGCGTAGTTAACACTCTGGGCCAACCAATCGACGGTAAAGGACCTATCGACAACGATGGTTTCTCTCCTGTTGAAGTGATCGCACCAGGCGTTATTGAACGTAAGTCGGTTGATCAGCCAGTACAGACTGGTTATAAAGCCGTTGACTCTATGATCCCAATCGGTCGTGGTCAGCGTGAGCTGGTCATCGGTGACCGTCAGACTGGTAAGACAGCACTGGCGATCGATGCCATCATCAACCAAAAAGATTCAGGCATTAAGTGTGTATACGTAGCAGTAGGCCAAAAGGCTTCTACCATTGCTAACGTGGTACGCAAACTTGAAGAACACGGCGCACTGGCTAATACAGTGGTTGTTGTGGCTACAGCTTCTGAAGCTGCGGCGCTGCAATACCTGGCTCCGTACTCAGGTTGTTCAATGGGTGAATACTTCCGTGACCGTGGTGAAGATGCACTGATCGTATATGATGATCTTTCTAAGCAAGCTGTTGCTTACCGTCAGATCTCATTGCTACTGAAGCGTCCACCAGGACGTGAAGCATACCCAGGTGATGTTTTCTATCTTCACTCTCGTCTACTAGAACGTGCTTCACGCGTTAACGCTGAGTACGTTGAGAAGTTCACTAATGGCGAAGTTAAGGGCCAAACCGGTTCTTTGACTGCACTGCCTATTATTGAAACTCAAGCGGGTGACGTATCTGCATTCGTACCGACCAACGTAATTTCGATTACCGATGGTCAGATCTTCCTTGAAACTGACCTATTTAACTCAGGCCTACGTCCTGCGGTTAACCCAGGTATTTCGGTTTCTCGTGTTGGTGGTGCGGCTCAGACTAAGATCATCAAGAAACTGTCTGGCGGTATCCGTACTGCACTTGCACAGTATCGAGAGCTTGCAGCGTTCTCTCAGTTTGCATCTGACCTTGACGATGCAACTCGTGCTCAGCTTGAGCATGGTGAGCGTGTTACCGAACTCATGAAGCAGAAGCAATACGCGCCAATGAGCGTAGCCGACCAGTCTGTGTCTATTTTCGCAGCTGAAAAAGGTTACCTAAAAGGTGTTGAGCTGAACAAGATCGGTGATTTCGAAGCTTCTTTGCTCTCTTACATGAACAGCGAGCATGCTGACCTAATGAAGACTATCAACGAGACTGGCGACTACAATGCCGACATCGAAGGTGGTTTGAAGGCTGGCCTCGACAAGTTCGTAGAAACCCAAACCTGGTAA
- the atpH gene encoding F0F1 ATP synthase subunit delta: MAELSTIARPYAKAAFDFAIEKNAVESWAEMLSFAAQVSENETMKPLLSGALSSSQLADLFIKVCGEQINEQGQNLIKVMAENGRLEVLPAVYELFHEFSNEWAKEVEASVVSATELSAEQQQQISASLEKRLTRKVKLNCSVDASLVAGVIITAGDLVIDGSVSGKLNRLSEKLQS, translated from the coding sequence ATGGCTGAATTAAGCACCATCGCTCGTCCTTACGCAAAGGCAGCATTTGACTTTGCTATTGAGAAAAATGCAGTAGAAAGCTGGGCTGAAATGCTTAGCTTTGCCGCTCAAGTCAGTGAAAACGAGACGATGAAGCCGCTGCTGTCTGGTGCGCTTTCGAGCAGCCAGCTTGCCGACCTTTTTATTAAGGTGTGTGGTGAGCAGATCAATGAGCAAGGTCAAAATCTGATAAAGGTAATGGCTGAAAACGGTCGTTTAGAAGTACTTCCTGCTGTATATGAACTCTTTCATGAGTTCAGCAACGAGTGGGCGAAAGAGGTTGAAGCATCTGTTGTTTCTGCCACTGAGCTTAGCGCAGAGCAACAGCAACAAATTAGTGCTTCTCTAGAAAAACGTCTCACACGCAAAGTTAAGCTGAATTGCAGCGTAGATGCCAGCCTGGTGGCTGGTGTAATCATCACGGCAGGTGACTTGGTCATAGATGGCTCGGTCAGCGGTAAACTAAACCGCCTGTCTGAAAAGCTGCAGTCGTAA
- the atpF gene encoding F0F1 ATP synthase subunit B, producing MNINATLIGQTVAFIIFVWFCMKFVWPPLMNAIEERQKRIADGLADADRAVKDLELAQAKATDQLKEAKATANEIIEQANKRKAQIVDEAKAEADAERAKIIAQGKAEIEAERNRVKEDLRKQVAALAIAGAEKILERSIDEAAHSDIVNKLVAEI from the coding sequence GTGAATATCAACGCTACCCTAATCGGTCAGACGGTTGCCTTTATTATCTTCGTGTGGTTCTGCATGAAGTTTGTTTGGCCTCCTTTGATGAATGCCATCGAAGAGCGCCAAAAAAGGATCGCCGACGGTCTAGCTGATGCTGATCGTGCTGTAAAAGACCTAGAGTTGGCACAGGCGAAAGCCACCGACCAACTAAAAGAAGCTAAGGCAACTGCTAACGAAATCATTGAGCAAGCTAACAAGCGTAAAGCTCAGATTGTCGATGAGGCCAAAGCCGAAGCAGACGCTGAGCGTGCGAAAATTATCGCTCAGGGTAAAGCAGAAATTGAAGCTGAACGTAATCGCGTGAAAGAAGACCTGCGTAAGCAAGTCGCTGCTCTGGCTATCGCCGGTGCAGAGAAGATCCTTGAGCGTTCGATTGATGAAGCCGCCCACAGTGACATAGTTAACAAACTTGTTGCTGAAATTTGA
- the atpE gene encoding F0F1 ATP synthase subunit C, with protein METVLGMTAIAVALLIGMGALGTAIGFGLLGGKFLEGAARQPEMAPMLQVKMFIVAGLLDAVTMIGVGIALFMLFTNPLGAML; from the coding sequence ATGGAAACTGTATTAGGCATGACAGCTATCGCTGTTGCTCTACTGATTGGTATGGGTGCTCTAGGTACCGCTATCGGTTTCGGCCTACTAGGTGGCAAGTTCTTGGAAGGCGCTGCGCGTCAACCAGAAATGGCTCCTATGCTACAAGTTAAGATGTTCATTGTTGCTGGTCTATTGGATGCGGTAACCATGATCGGTGTAGGTATTGCACTATTTATGCTGTTTACTAACCCACTGGGTGCAATGCTGTAA
- the atpB gene encoding F0F1 ATP synthase subunit A, with the protein MAATGEALTPQGYIQHHLTNLHVGEGFWTWHIDSLFFSVGLGVLFLWLFRSVGKKATTGVPGKLQCFIEMIVEFVDGSVKETFHGRNPVIAPLALTIFVWVFMMNFMDMIPVDWIPELAAAAGIPYMKVVPTTDLNITFSLAIGVFVLIIYYSIKVKGVSGFVKELTLQPFNHKAMIPVNLLLESVTLIAKPISLALRLFGNLYAGELIFILIALMYGANLALSALGVTLQLGWLIFHILVITLQAFIFMMLTIVYLSMAHEDH; encoded by the coding sequence ATGGCTGCAACTGGTGAAGCGTTAACACCGCAGGGCTATATCCAGCACCACCTTACCAACTTACACGTTGGTGAAGGCTTCTGGACATGGCACATTGATTCGTTGTTCTTTTCGGTTGGGCTTGGTGTTCTATTCTTGTGGCTATTCCGCAGCGTTGGCAAGAAGGCAACGACAGGTGTTCCCGGTAAGCTTCAATGCTTTATCGAGATGATCGTTGAGTTCGTCGATGGCAGCGTGAAGGAAACCTTCCATGGCCGCAATCCTGTTATTGCTCCGTTGGCACTAACTATTTTTGTGTGGGTATTCATGATGAACTTCATGGATATGATTCCAGTTGACTGGATTCCTGAGCTGGCAGCTGCTGCCGGTATCCCATACATGAAAGTGGTACCAACGACCGACCTAAACATCACCTTCAGCTTAGCTATCGGTGTGTTTGTGCTGATTATCTACTACAGCATCAAGGTCAAGGGCGTTTCAGGCTTTGTTAAAGAACTGACATTACAGCCTTTTAACCATAAGGCAATGATACCCGTCAACCTCCTATTAGAGTCGGTTACCCTGATCGCTAAGCCTATTTCATTGGCATTGCGTCTGTTCGGTAACTTGTACGCAGGTGAGTTGATCTTCATCCTTATTGCGTTGATGTATGGTGCTAACTTGGCGTTATCTGCCCTAGGTGTGACTCTACAACTAGGTTGGTTAATCTTCCATATTTTGGTTATCACTCTGCAGGCGTTTATCTTCATGATGTTGACGATCGTGTATCTCAGCATGGCACATGAAGATCATTAA
- a CDS encoding ATP synthase subunit I, which translates to MSKVLARRGRWSAYKLVLMQAAVAGGVSIVFFAVWGAQYGLSALAGGAIAVLPNFVFATLAFSHTGASSAGKVMKTFYWGEAVKLLLTIAMFSLVFINLQVVFMPLFVCYISALIVHWTAPLYFKQS; encoded by the coding sequence TTGAGCAAGGTTTTAGCACGTCGTGGCCGGTGGTCTGCCTATAAATTGGTGTTGATGCAGGCGGCGGTGGCTGGGGGTGTTTCGATTGTCTTTTTCGCCGTGTGGGGAGCACAGTACGGACTGTCTGCGTTAGCAGGTGGTGCCATTGCTGTACTCCCTAATTTTGTATTCGCGACCCTCGCTTTTTCCCATACGGGAGCAAGTTCAGCAGGAAAAGTAATGAAAACTTTTTACTGGGGGGAAGCGGTAAAGTTGCTGTTAACCATAGCAATGTTCTCGCTGGTATTTATCAATCTTCAAGTGGTCTTTATGCCGCTTTTTGTTTGTTATATCTCGGCGTTAATAGTGCATTGGACAGCTCCTTTATACTTCAAGCAAAGTTAA